In Levilactobacillus brevis, the genomic window TACTAGGTTTGAGGAGCCATCTGAACGGCTAGCCCGTTTGGATGGCTCTTTTTTTTACGGCATTTATACCACATTGTATAAATGAAATAATCTAAGAAGTGGTTTTCGATGAATGGCTATAAGACTTGATACTAAGTCAACCTGGACAATGATCGATCAAGAAAAAAAGCTGAATTTACCAATCGGACAAAATTTAACCAGTGTAACAAAAAAGTCTATCTTTATATCGTCACATGTGTTATCTTTTAATTATAATAATATTTATAGAGAACAAAGATTGACTAGGGCAACATAAGCTGAGGGGGCAGATGAAAATGACGAAAAAAGTAAGCGCTTTATTATTTGGCGCGGTCTTGGCCGTGGGCACTGGGATTGTGACAACTTGGGGGAATCCACTACCGACACCGGCGTATGCAGCGACAACGACGGTGACGACGGCCAGTCAGCGAGATGGCCAGGTAGCTGCCGGTGAGTATGGGACGGTGAACTGGTATTTAACGGCAAATGGTGAACTTCACTTGGGCGCCGGGACCTTGGGCGAGGAGAACGGTCTAAAGGTTCAAGTCGGCCGACTGGCCACACAGATTGCCAGAGCAGAGGGCGCCACGACGCTCGAGGCGTCTAACGTCCAGCCGTTTGCGGATCAGGTCACAAAGGTAGTCCTGGATGGGACGGTTGTTGCGCCGGCCGATGCCAATAGTTTATTCAGCCAACTGCGGCACGTGACGACGTATGAACATCTTGATCGCCTGGATACCAGTCACGTCACCAACATGCAGAGTATGTTTCACGTTCCTGGGGGGGATGGCGAGACGACAACTATTGACGTCTCCCATTTTGACACGAGTCACGTGACCGACATGAGCTTTATGTTTTATGGCCAGAAATCGGTCGAAAAGCTTGACGTATCGGGCTTCAATACAGATCAGGTGACGACCATGGTGAGCGCATTCTACGGCACGCAGAATCTTAATGAAGTGAATTTTGCTCAGGGAACGTTTAAGAGCCTTAAAGGGGCAAGTTTTGCGTTTGCAGGGAGTGCTGTCCAGATTGTTAAACTGCCACGTTTTGCGCCGCCAGCAGGTTGGGGTGGCGGGTATATGTTTAGTAGCGCAACAATCATCAATGAACTGACGCTGGGTCCAGACACTCGTTTTGATAAGGCGGATGGTTCGGGTGGAGCGACTGGCTTAAATACACCGCGGCAGAATATGCCCGATGTCTTCACGGGCCTTTGGCAAGCTGTGGGTAAGGGCACCGTGGGCGATCCGCTGGGCGATGAGTATGCGACGGGGAAAGAAATCACGGACCTGTACAATGGGACGTCAAATCCAAGCGCCGTGGAAACCTACGTTTGGCAGCCGGTTGTACGGACAACCGAGCCGACCACGCCACCAGTGACACCGCCAACAACGGTCCCAGAAACCGCGGCGCCCGTCACCGTGCAGTATCTGGATGCGCAGGGTCAACGTTTAGCAGATGATGTGACCTTGACGGGGGAACTCGGTGCTAGCTACACGGCCCAACCGTTGACCTTTACCGGTTACAAACTAGCGAAGACCACTGGGACGACTACCGGAAGTTTTACCAATCAGCCCCAGACCGTGACCTTCCACT contains:
- a CDS encoding MucBP domain-containing protein; protein product: MTKKVSALLFGAVLAVGTGIVTTWGNPLPTPAYAATTTVTTASQRDGQVAAGEYGTVNWYLTANGELHLGAGTLGEENGLKVQVGRLATQIARAEGATTLEASNVQPFADQVTKVVLDGTVVAPADANSLFSQLRHVTTYEHLDRLDTSHVTNMQSMFHVPGGDGETTTIDVSHFDTSHVTDMSFMFYGQKSVEKLDVSGFNTDQVTTMVSAFYGTQNLNEVNFAQGTFKSLKGASFAFAGSAVQIVKLPRFAPPAGWGGGYMFSSATIINELTLGPDTRFDKADGSGGATGLNTPRQNMPDVFTGLWQAVGKGTVGDPLGDEYATGKEITDLYNGTSNPSAVETYVWQPVVRTTEPTTPPVTPPTTVPETAAPVTVQYLDAQGQRLADDVTLTGELGASYTAQPLTFTGYKLAKTTGTTTGSFTNQPQTVTFHYVSSLVSGGDAATVAPINAVVYATKKIGLYRTKNFSNQSRVQWYTKTKRVDRPMFVVTGFATSKNGNLRYKVRDVNHHSETVGKTGYITAKKSYVTSVYYATKQSKIKVINAQGINAYRQKSLKTKQVHYRKGQTLKVRKIVKYHKTTRFQLTNGQYVTANKKLVMAE